The sequence CAGAGTACGCACATTCCACTACGCGTCAATTCTGCAGGTATGATTCCGCTGATCTTCGCGCAGAGTATCATGATCTTCCCTGGCACGATTGCCAGTTACTTCGTATACTCAGCCAACGCGACGATTGGCAGTGTAGCCACCTGGATTGCGTCAATGTTCAGCCCACAGAGCAATCTGTACTGGATTATGTACTTCTTCCTGGTACTTGGCTTTACGTACTTTTATACCAGCGTGGTGTTCCAGCAGCAAAACCTGCCGGAATCACTGCAAAAGCAAGGTGGTTTTGTGCCGGGCATTCGTCCGGGTAAACCTACGGAGACCTATCTCAACGGCGTTCTCAATCGGATCACGCTGGTGGGCGCCATCTTCCTGGGGCTGGTGGCTGTTTTGCCCTGGCTGACACGTGACTTGACCGAGACCACCACCATGCTGATTACGAGTACCGGTATGCTCATCGTCGTGGGTGTCGTGCTCGACACGATGAAGCAACTGGAAGCGCAGTTGATGATGCGCCACTATGAAGGGTTCATCAAGTAATCAGATACGGCAAGGAGTTGTGTGACAATGGAGTCAACGAGTCCGATCTTTATCGTGATGTTGGGCGTGCCGGGTGCGGGTAAGGGCACCCAGGCGCAGCGGCTTGAAGAGAGACTGGGGCTGAGGCAGGTTTCAACCGGCGACATCTTTCGCGAAAACCTGCGCAACCAGACGCCGCTTGGTCAATTGGCCAAGAGCTACATGGACAAGGGCGAACTGGTGCCCGATGATGTAACGATTCAGATGGTAGAAGAGCGTTTGAGTCGGCCAGACTGCGCCAGGGGCGCCATCCTGGATGGTTTCCCGCGCACGTTGGCCCAAGCCGCAGCGCTCGACCAGATGTTGAGCGGGAAAGGGCAGAAAGTGGCCCTGGTACCGCTGATCAGTGTGACGGATGATGAGGTGATGGCTCGCCTGACCGGCCGCCGAGTCTGTCGGCGTTGCCAGTCGGTGTTTCATCTGCTGTTCAACCGGCCGCCCCCGGATGGGGAATGTCCGCAAGGCGATAAGAGCCAGTGTGACATTTACCAGCGAGGCGATGATCAGCCAGAGACGGTGCGCAATCGTCTGTTTGTCTACTACAAACAGACCTCGCCCCTGATCGGCTATTACTTCGCCCACGGCTTGCTGGCTGAGATCAACGGCGCGCAAGAGATTGACAGGGTAACGAGTGATCTGTGGGACGTGTTGAGTCGAATTCAGGCTTGAGGCAGTTGCTGTCGCGCCGAACAGCGACGCGGCCGCAAGAGAAACCGGCGCTCGCGCGCATCACGCTGAAAGGGCCGTATGAACTGAGCCTGATGCGTAGTGCCGGTCAAATTGTGGCTGAGGTGCATCAGGCCATCAAGCAGGCGGTGAAGCCGGGCGTAACCACCGGTGAACTGAATCGCCTGGCTGATGCGTTGATTCGCAAACGCAACGGGGTGCCCTCTTTTCTGGGGTACAACGGGTTCCCGGCCTCTATCTGCGCCTCGATCAATGATGAGTTGGTGCATGGAATTCCCAGCGCCAGGCGCATGCTGAAGGCGGGCGACATCATCAGTGTGGATGTCGGTGTCATTTACAAAGGCTTTCACGGTGATTCTGCGTGGACGTATCCGGTAGGCGAGATTGGCGACGAGGCCAAGCGTTTGCTGGCTGTAACGGAACAATCGCTCTACCTGGCGATTGAGCAGGTTGTGCCCGGGAGAACGTTCGGGGATGTTGCAGCGGCCATTCAGAGTTACGTGGAGGCACAGGGGTTCAGCGTCGTGCGCGAGTACACCGGTCATGGCATTGGTCGGCAAATGCACGAAGAGCCGCAGATTCTGCATTATCTTCATCCCGATGATAAGGTGAGGCACTGGATTTTGCGGCCGGGGATGACCATTGCCATCGAACCGATGGTCAACGCGGGCACCTGGAAGACGAAGGTGCTTGACGATGACTGGACGGTTGTGCCGGAGGATCGCCGGCTATCGGCGCATTTCGAGCACACCCTGGCTGTGACCGATCATGGTGTGGAAATCCTGACCAGGTCGCGCTAAGGGGATCAGGGTAGAAGCGAAAAGTAGGGGTAAGGAGAGGTGTTCTCATGAAAGTTCGACCCTCTGTAAAGCGAATTTGTGCAAAGTGCAAGATCATCAAGCGCCACGGTGTGGTGCGTGTGATTTGTCAGGACCCCAAGCATAAGCAGCGACAGGGTTAAGAGTTTAGGAGGCAAGCATGGCTCGTATTGCTGGCGTTGACCTGCCGCGCGATAAGCGGGTGGAAGTGGCATTGACCTACATCTTTGGCATTGGCTCTTCCACCAGCCAAGAAATCCTGGGTGTCACCAGCGTGAACCCGGATACGCGGGTCAAGGATCTGTCGGAAGCCGAAGTGGCCCGTCTGCGCGAGGTCATTGACCGCAACTACCGCGTGGAAGGCGACTTGCGGCGTGAGATCAGCCTGAACATCAAGCGATTGCAGGAGATCGGTTCCTACCGGGGCCTGCGCCATCGTCGCAGCCTGCCGGCGCGCGGTCAGCGTACACGGACCAATGCCCGCACCAAGCGCGGCGCCCGTAAGACTGTGGCTGGCAAGCGTCGTTCAAAGGCCAAGAAGTAAGGATGAACGCTCTGCGCTGTGGTTCAGCCATCAGAGCGGAGCCTCTGGGCGCAATCCGCCGGATTGCGTTACAGGTGGAGTTTTCAACGGTGTGGGGAGCCAGCCTACGGGCTGGCGCCAAAGTCCTAAGAAGGAGTTAATATGCCACCACGAGTTGCACGACGTGAACCGCGCCGCGGCGCCGCACGACGCGAAAAGAAGATGGTGCCCGTGGGCGCCGTGCACATTCAGTCTACGTTCAATAACACGATCATCACGATTACCGATCCCCAGGGTAATACTGTGACCTGGAGCAGCGCGGGCCTGGCCGGTTTCAAAGGCTCCCGCAAGAGTACCCCCTTTGCGGCGGGCCTGGCTGCGACGCAGGCCGGCAAGAGTGCCATGGACATAGGGATGCGTGAAGTGGACGTGTTTGTCAAAGGCCCCGGCCCCGGACGCGAGGCGGCTGTCCGTTCGATCCAGGGCGCGGGCTTGCGGGTGCGAACCATCACCGATGTCACACCCCTGCCGCACAACGGGTGTCGGCCACCTAAGAAGCGCCGAGTTTAGGAAAACAAGATCGTGCGGTTGACAAGGAGGACGGGCTACCGTATGCCTGTAAACTTGTCCCGTGCCCACGTGACCGCCTGGACTGCGGCGCGTGATTGATTTGGAGGAAAAACGATGGCGAGATATACGGACCCAGTTTGCAGATTGTGTCGAGCTGAAGGTCAAAAATTGTTTCTGAAGGGCGAGCGTTGTTTGACGCCCAAGTGCGCTGTGGAACGGCGGCCGTTTGTGCCAGGTATGCATGGCCGCAAGGGCACCTTCAAGCGCAAGGTGTCTGACTACAACCGTCAACTGCGCGAAAAGCAAAAGACGCGCCGGATTTATGGTATCATGGAGCGGCAGTTCCGCCGCTACTTCTCAACTGCCAGCCGGGCCAAAGGCCTGACCGGCGCCACCCTGCTGACGATTCTGGAGTCACGGCTGGACAACGTGGTTTACCGCCTGGGGTTTGCCGATTCACGCGCCCAGGCCCGCCAGTTGGTGCGTCACGGCCATTTTGCGGTCAATAGTCAAAAGACCGATATCCCGTCTTTCCTGGTCAAGCCAGGCGATGTGGTGGCCGTGCGCGACAATAGTCGCGGCAACGTCTATTTCAAGGGTCTGAGCGATTACCTGCATGACCGTTCCACACCGGCATGGCTCAGCCGCGACACGGCGGGCATGTCCGGGCGTGTGGTGGAGCTTCCAGGCCGTTTGGACATCGATGTGCAACTGAACGAACAGTTGATCGTTGAGTTCTACAGCCGGTAGACGATTGCCACGTGAGATGGGTAAGGACTGCTGCCTGCAGCGATCAGGGGTGGCCCGACTTGCTTTCCGTTTCACGTCAATCGCATGACGCAAGGAGGTAGTAACTTGTCAAGCGTAATGCTGCCGAAAATCGAATGTGAAGCGAGTGCGCAGAACTACGGACGCTTTGTCATCAGCCCGCTGGAAAGTGGACATGGCATTACCCTGGGCAATGCGTTGCGCCGTGTTCTGCTCTCTTCGTTGACGGGGGCCGCTGTCACTTCGATTCGTATCAGTAACGTGCATCATGAGTTCCAGGACATCCCTCATGTGCGCGAGGACATGACCGCGCTGCTTTTGAATATCAAGCAGATTCGCCTGAAGTGCGACACGGATGAGCCGCAGCGCCTGCACGTTGAGGTCACTGGCGAGGGCATCATCACCGCGGGCGACTTGGTGTGCCCGGTGGGCGTCGAAGTGATCAACCCGGAGTTGTACCTGTTGGCGTCTGACTCCGAACTAGCAGAATTAGATATTGAAATGGTGGTTCAGCGCGGAAAGGGCTATTCGCCGTCTGAGGATCGCACCAAGCTGCCGCTCGGTGAGATTCCGGTGGATGCGATCTTTGGCCCTGTGCGCAAGTCGAACTACACCGTCGAGCGTACACGCGTAGGCCAGCAAACTGACTACGATAAACTGATGATTGAAATCTGGACAGATGGCACCATCACGCCGAAGGCCGCGCTCGGCGAGAGCGCGCGCATTCTGGTGCAGCATTTCTCGTTGATTGTCGGCGTGGATGCCACGATCGCGGACCTGCCCAAGAAGGATGAAGAGGGCATTCCTGATCGCATCTACGAGACGGCCATCGAGGATCTGGATTTGTCGGTGCGGGCTTACAACTGCTTGAAACGCGCCGGGATTACCAAGATCGGCGAGGTGCTGGAGCGGCTACAACAGGGCGAAGAGGAAGTGCTCGCGATTCGCAACTTTGGTCGCAAATCGCTCGATGAGTTGCTGGAACGCCTGGAAGTGAAGGGCTTCTTGTCTGCCATTCGTTTCGAGCGGCGGACGCCTGATGGCGCTGTGGCCGAAACGGATGATGATACCAATCTTGAAGAGCCGGCGCTCGCAACCGAGTAAGGGATGCTTGGCCAGGGCTGCCACGGGGCGCCCCTGGCTAAACCGGCGACGATACGCGTGAGGATGAAATGCGACACCAAGTTAGCGGTTATACACTAGGACGAAACGAGGCCCAACGCCGGGCACTTCTGCGTAACCTGATCAGCCAGCTATTTCAGCATGGCCGTATTCAGACGACCGAGGCCAAAGCGCGGGCGATTCGATCAGATGCGGAAAAATTGATCACGATTGCCAAAAACGGGCTGCGCGCCGACGGCAACAAGGTTCATGCGCGCCGGCTAGTCGCTGCGCGTGTCAATGGCGTTGACGTGGCGCAGAAGCTGTTCGATGAGATCGCCCCGCGCTATGAATCACGCCCTGGCGGTTACACGCGCATGTACAAGCTGGGAATGCGGCAGGGCGATGGCGCCGAGATGGCGATCATCGAGCTGGTGCAGGAATAACCCGCCGCCACCGGGACGCCCATCAGGGGCCGGTGACCACGGGGGAGAAGTACTTGCTGGGATCATGATACAACCGTCTGACGACCAACGGCCTGCCTACAGAGCGACGGTGGAGTATGACGGAACCGACTACGCCGGTTGGCAAATCCAAACGGGAAGGCCAACCGTGCAAGGCACCTTAGAAACAGCACTCGCACGAGTTTGTTGTGAGACGATCCGGATCAGCGGCGCCGGTCGCACGGACGCCGGAGTGCATGCCAGCGGCCAGGTGATCGGTTTTCGGAGTGCCTGGCGGCATCCGGTGGCTGACCTGGAACGGGCGCTCAATGCCGTTCTGCCGGCTGCGGTGGCGGTGCGTGAGCTGGCGGTGGCGGCGCCCGGCTTTCACCCGCGCTTCAGTGCGCGCAGCCGTCATTACGGCTACACGGTTTGGGTGGGATCGGTGCGCTCGCCGCTGCGAGCACGCTTCGCCCACCAGGTCAAGCAGCCGCTTGACCTGGCCGCCATGAATGAAGCGGCGGCGCACCTGGTTGGCTGGCATGATTTTGCCACCTTCGGCGTGGATCCGGAAGGAAAAGCCGGGCGTGGCAACACGCGGCGTGAGGTGATGCAAGCCCAGTGGCGGCTGACGGTGGATGACGAAGGCGTGTGGTATCGCTTCGACATCGAGGCGAACGCCTTTCTGCGCACCATGGTGCGCACCATCGTGGCGACGTTGTTGGCCGTGGGGCGGGGTGAGCGGACATCCGCCGACGTGCGGGATCTGCTGCTGGCGGCTGAACGCCGTCTGGCCCCGCCGCCGGCCCCGGCTTGCGGTTTGTGCCTGGTGCATGTTCGTTATTGAACGATGAGAGAATGTCCGGCGATTTGCGACGCTAGCCATGGTTGCGATGGCGCGTGAGGCCGTGCATAGGGCTAGATGGACTCGAGGAGACGTGGAAGTGAAAACTTATTCGCCAAAAGCATCAGAGATTCAACGAGATTGGTACGTGGTTGACGCTGCCGGGAAAAACCTGGGGCGACTGGCAAGCAAAATCGCCATCATTCTGCATGGCAAACACAAGCCCACGTATACGCCCCACATGGACATGGGTGACTACGTGATTGTCCTCAATGCCGAAAAGATTCAGGTGACGGGCCGCAAGCTCGACCAGAAGTTCTACTATCGCCACTCCATGTATCA is a genomic window of Candidatus Amarolinea dominans containing:
- a CDS encoding adenylate kinase, which produces MFIVMLGVPGAGKGTQAQRLEERLGLRQVSTGDIFRENLRNQTPLGQLAKSYMDKGELVPDDVTIQMVEERLSRPDCARGAILDGFPRTLAQAAALDQMLSGKGQKVALVPLISVTDDEVMARLTGRRVCRRCQSVFHLLFNRPPPDGECPQGDKSQCDIYQRGDDQPETVRNRLFVYYKQTSPLIGYYFAHGLLAEINGAQEIDRVTSDLWDVLSRIQA
- the map gene encoding type I methionyl aminopeptidase: MRSAGQIVAEVHQAIKQAVKPGVTTGELNRLADALIRKRNGVPSFLGYNGFPASICASINDELVHGIPSARRMLKAGDIISVDVGVIYKGFHGDSAWTYPVGEIGDEAKRLLAVTEQSLYLAIEQVVPGRTFGDVAAAIQSYVEAQGFSVVREYTGHGIGRQMHEEPQILHYLHPDDKVRHWILRPGMTIAIEPMVNAGTWKTKVLDDDWTVVPEDRRLSAHFEHTLAVTDHGVEILTRSR
- the rpmJ gene encoding 50S ribosomal protein L36; the protein is MKVRPSVKRICAKCKIIKRHGVVRVICQDPKHKQRQG
- the rpsM gene encoding 30S ribosomal protein S13, with amino-acid sequence MARIAGVDLPRDKRVEVALTYIFGIGSSTSQEILGVTSVNPDTRVKDLSEAEVARLREVIDRNYRVEGDLRREISLNIKRLQEIGSYRGLRHRRSLPARGQRTRTNARTKRGARKTVAGKRRSKAKK
- the rpsK gene encoding 30S ribosomal protein S11 yields the protein MPPRVARREPRRGAARREKKMVPVGAVHIQSTFNNTIITITDPQGNTVTWSSAGLAGFKGSRKSTPFAAGLAATQAGKSAMDIGMREVDVFVKGPGPGREAAVRSIQGAGLRVRTITDVTPLPHNGCRPPKKRRV
- the rpsD gene encoding 30S ribosomal protein S4, translating into MARYTDPVCRLCRAEGQKLFLKGERCLTPKCAVERRPFVPGMHGRKGTFKRKVSDYNRQLREKQKTRRIYGIMERQFRRYFSTASRAKGLTGATLLTILESRLDNVVYRLGFADSRAQARQLVRHGHFAVNSQKTDIPSFLVKPGDVVAVRDNSRGNVYFKGLSDYLHDRSTPAWLSRDTAGMSGRVVELPGRLDIDVQLNEQLIVEFYSR
- a CDS encoding DNA-directed RNA polymerase subunit alpha, whose translation is MTQGGSNLSSVMLPKIECEASAQNYGRFVISPLESGHGITLGNALRRVLLSSLTGAAVTSIRISNVHHEFQDIPHVREDMTALLLNIKQIRLKCDTDEPQRLHVEVTGEGIITAGDLVCPVGVEVINPELYLLASDSELAELDIEMVVQRGKGYSPSEDRTKLPLGEIPVDAIFGPVRKSNYTVERTRVGQQTDYDKLMIEIWTDGTITPKAALGESARILVQHFSLIVGVDATIADLPKKDEEGIPDRIYETAIEDLDLSVRAYNCLKRAGITKIGEVLERLQQGEEEVLAIRNFGRKSLDELLERLEVKGFLSAIRFERRTPDGAVAETDDDTNLEEPALATE
- the rplQ gene encoding 50S ribosomal protein L17, with the translated sequence MRHQVSGYTLGRNEAQRRALLRNLISQLFQHGRIQTTEAKARAIRSDAEKLITIAKNGLRADGNKVHARRLVAARVNGVDVAQKLFDEIAPRYESRPGGYTRMYKLGMRQGDGAEMAIIELVQE
- the truA gene encoding tRNA pseudouridine(38-40) synthase TruA — protein: MIQPSDDQRPAYRATVEYDGTDYAGWQIQTGRPTVQGTLETALARVCCETIRISGAGRTDAGVHASGQVIGFRSAWRHPVADLERALNAVLPAAVAVRELAVAAPGFHPRFSARSRHYGYTVWVGSVRSPLRARFAHQVKQPLDLAAMNEAAAHLVGWHDFATFGVDPEGKAGRGNTRREVMQAQWRLTVDDEGVWYRFDIEANAFLRTMVRTIVATLLAVGRGERTSADVRDLLLAAERRLAPPPAPACGLCLVHVRY
- the rplM gene encoding 50S ribosomal protein L13 encodes the protein MKTYSPKASEIQRDWYVVDAAGKNLGRLASKIAIILHGKHKPTYTPHMDMGDYVIVLNAEKIQVTGRKLDQKFYYRHSMYHGGLKQISLRNQISHHPDRVIELAVRGMLPSTKLGRQMLKKMKVYAGNEHPHQAQQPKVLDMPQE